The window GAGAACGGCTGGCAGTACGTCCTGATGTCCCGCCTGCGCGGGGAGAACCTGGCCCGGTCCTGGGACCGGGTGCCGAGGGCCGACCGGGAGCGGCTCGTCGCCGAGGTCGGCCACGCCCTCGCGGTACTGCATTCCCTCACCCCCGACCCCCTTCAGGACGTCCTCGGCCCCGGCGACTGGGGCGCCTTCGTGGACCGGCAGCGCGCCGGGGCCGTGGAGCAGCAGCGTGCACACGGGCTGCCGGAGGTGTGGCTGGAGCAGATCCCGGACTTCCTCGACTCCGTCTCCCTGCCCCGCACACCGCAGCCGTCCCTGCTGCACACCGAGGTGATGCAGCAGCACTTCCTCGTCGATCCGGGCGGCCGACGCCTGACGGGGCTGTTCGACTTCGAGCCCGCCATGATCGGGGACCGCGCCTACGACTTCGTGGGCGTCGGCCTGTTCGTCACGCGCGGGGATCCGGGACTGATGGCCCTGCTCGCCAGGTCGTACGGCCGCACCTTCGAGCCGGCCGTCCTGCTCGCGTACACGCTGCTGCACGTCTACAGCAAACTTCCTTGGTATCTGCGGGAGTTGGGCGAACCGGGCGAGAAGAAGCTGCCCGCTCTCGCCGAGGCCTGGTTCGGTACCGGACTCACACCGTGAACTCCCGTATCACCGTGTTCCGGAAGACCGCCGTACCGTCGATCGAGAACAGCGCGACCCCGGTGTCGATCAGGTACGGGAAGACCTCCGAGGTGTGCACGTACCGGCCGTCGTCGATGAACATCTCCACCGAGGTACGGTCCACCAGGATGCGCAGCCGAACCCGGCCCGCTCCCCGGTCGAAGGGGCTGTGGCTCTCCTGCCAGCGGCCGGAGGCGTCGGGGTTGACGGTGGGGCGGCGGTTGAGGAAGGCGTAGTCGCCGTAAATCCCGGCGTCGATGTGCCGGACTCCGTCGGGTGAGCGGCGCAACTGGACGCCCGCTCCGGTGAGTTGGTCCCATGCGATCTCACAGGTCAGCTCGTAGGCGGTGCCCGTGTAGTCCAGTTCGTGGGTGCCGTTGACCTCCACATCACCCAGGCTCACCGTTCGCGAGACGTACGAGTCCAGTGCGGCGACCGGCCGCGAGGCCAGGTAGTACGCACCCGAGGAGCCGCGCTTCAGCCGGACCTCGCGGACGATCGAGTCGGTGCCGTTGAAGCCGTCGGAGTCGATCGTGGGCGTGGTGTTGGCGTAGTCCCAGTTGTTCAGCCAGCCGATCGCGTAGCGGGTGTGCGCGTCCACTTCACCGTTCCCGCCCCGCTTTTCGAAGGTGACGGCGCCGTACCAGTCCCAGCCGTGGTCCAGCCACTGCGGGTCACTCGCGTCGGCGGTGAAGGTGGTGCCGTCGAAGGAGCCGGTCCAGTACGCGTAGGTGTTGGGCAGCCCGGAGGCCTTGGCGTTGGCGCTCACGCCCAGCACCCACCTCGCCGTGCCGTCGTCGGCGGTGATGCGGAACAGGTCGGGGCACTCCAGGACGCCGATGCCGTCCTTGACGAAGCCGCTGACGTACGTCCAGGACTTCAGGTCCGCGGAGTGGTAGAAGCCGACCTTGTTGTTCTCGGCGAGGGTCATCACCCAGCGGCCGCGTTCCTCGTCCCGGACGACCTTGGGGTCGCGGAAGTCGCGCACGCCGGGGTTGGCGAGGACCGGGCCGGTGCCGTGCGGGCGGAAGGTGCGTCCGCCGTCGGTGGAGTAGTACAGGTACTGGGCCTGGGTGACCTCGTCGGGCGCCATGGTGGCCAGGACGATGACCGCGCCCGCGCCGAAGTCGGCGGTGTTGTCGGTGTCCACGACGGCCGAGCCGGACCAGACGTCGCCGTTGGGGGTGGTGTCCTTCGGCACGGCGATCCCGCGGTCGGTGAAGGACACGAGGTCGGTGCTGGTGGCCAGGCGCCAGGCGGTGCCCGTGGTCGTGCCGCCGGTCGTGTAGTCCGGGTTGTACAGGTAGTAGTAGTGGTACTCGCCGTCGATCCACACCGGTCGCTGCGGGTCGTTCTTCCACTGGTCGGGGACCGTGAAGTGGTAGGTGGCGCGGTAACTGGCGCATGTGGCGGCGGACTTGGTCCTCGCGGCGGCGGGGGGCGCGGCGGGCAGCAGGACGGCTGCCGCGCCCGCCGTGGATCCGGCGAAGAGCGCTCTCCTGGACATCCCACGCATCACACATCGTTCCTCTCGTCGGAAACGGCGGCTCATGTGGACCAGGACTCTGCGACCTAACTCGTTAAAGGTCAAGCTGTCACGACTCTTGACAGCGCCGTAACGCGCTTCACATCATCTGGGGCATCAACCCTGATCTAACACGAGTTAGGCCCGTTAGATGACCGACTCGCACCTCACCCGCCGCACCCTGTTGCGGTACGGCGCCTACGGCGCGGGAGCCGCCGCCCTGGCCGGCACCGCCGCCTCCTGGGACCGGCTCACCGGAGCCGACATTCCCGGCCGCGACGACGACTCACTCGTCGTCGCCACCCTCGGGCCCGCCTACGGCCCCGAGGCCATCCGCACGCTCACCGACGGCTTCAAGCAGCTCCACCCCGACATCAAGCTGCGGATCAACGCGGTGCAGGCCGTCGACTGGTCGGACTTCTTCGCCAAGATCCTCACCCAGATCGCCGCGGGCACCGCTCCCGACCTGGTCTACGTCGCCACGGAGGGCGTCCAGCTCTTCGCCCAGCGCCTCGGGGTGGCCCTGGACAAGTGGGTGAAGCGGGACGCGGCCGAGCTGCGCGAGTACTTCGCCGACGTCCACCCCTCGCTGGTGGAGTCGATGATGTACGAGGGGAGCCTGTACCAGCTGCCGGTCGAGTTCAACGCGGCCGACATGTACCTCAACCACCAGGTCCTCCAGCGCGCGGGCGCGAGCTTCCCGGCCCCCGACTGGACCCGCGACGACTTCACCGCGCTGCTGCGGGACATGAAGAAGTCCAGCGGTTCGCAGTTCACGCCGTACTTCTGGACCAACCGGCTGTGGGGCGGTGTCGTCCCCTGGCTGTTCGCCAATGGCACCAATCTCCTCGCCGAGTCCAAGGCACCGGGCGGCGCCTGGCTGTGGGACGGCTTCTACCCGGCCGCCGAACGGCAGGGCCGCGGGGGCGGCTTCCGCTGGACGACCCCGCAGGCCACCGACGCCCGCGTGGAGGAGGCATACGACTATCTCGCCTCCCTCATCCAGGAGGACCTGTGCACCCGCCCCGAGGGCGGCAACGGCCAGAACCTCGTCGGCGTGTTCTCGACCGGCCGGGTCGGCGTGACCCCCGCGGGCGGCTTCTGGGCGGGCGGTCTGAACCTGGCCGGCATGAAGGCCACCGACTACGACGTCCAGTACTTCCCGCGCTGGCGCACCCAGCGCATGCAGTTCGGCGCCGCCGGCTACGCCCTGCTGCGCACCTCGAAGCGCCAGGAAGAAGCCTGGGAGTTCATCAAGTACGCCGCCCGCAAGGACACCCTGGACCGGCTCTTCGTGACCAACCAGACCACCCCGGCACGCCGTTCGATGCTGACCGCCGCCCGCTACCGGGAGACCGGCCCGAACCACTGGCAGGTCTTCTACGACACCCTCGACAAGTTCCCGGACACCGGGCCGATCCCCGCGCCGCCCCAGGTCGCCGAGGTGGAGCAGGTGCTGCTCAAGCACACCGGCACGGCCCTGGCCTCCCGGCGCTCGGTGGGACCCGCGCTGCGCCGGATGCAG of the Streptomyces sp. NBC_00287 genome contains:
- a CDS encoding aminoglycoside phosphotransferase family protein yields the protein MLPVVETDEEWDAVVPDETVMRPGAEDLCARLGLAGEPLTRFPDGSQPVYAVGDEHVLKLFPGAAAEDGIAEGRVLSFLQGRLPVPTPQVREFGAYENGWQYVLMSRLRGENLARSWDRVPRADRERLVAEVGHALAVLHSLTPDPLQDVLGPGDWGAFVDRQRAGAVEQQRAHGLPEVWLEQIPDFLDSVSLPRTPQPSLLHTEVMQQHFLVDPGGRRLTGLFDFEPAMIGDRAYDFVGVGLFVTRGDPGLMALLARSYGRTFEPAVLLAYTLLHVYSKLPWYLRELGEPGEKKLPALAEAWFGTGLTP
- a CDS encoding extracellular solute-binding protein — its product is MTDSHLTRRTLLRYGAYGAGAAALAGTAASWDRLTGADIPGRDDDSLVVATLGPAYGPEAIRTLTDGFKQLHPDIKLRINAVQAVDWSDFFAKILTQIAAGTAPDLVYVATEGVQLFAQRLGVALDKWVKRDAAELREYFADVHPSLVESMMYEGSLYQLPVEFNAADMYLNHQVLQRAGASFPAPDWTRDDFTALLRDMKKSSGSQFTPYFWTNRLWGGVVPWLFANGTNLLAESKAPGGAWLWDGFYPAAERQGRGGGFRWTTPQATDARVEEAYDYLASLIQEDLCTRPEGGNGQNLVGVFSTGRVGVTPAGGFWAGGLNLAGMKATDYDVQYFPRWRTQRMQFGAAGYALLRTSKRQEEAWEFIKYAARKDTLDRLFVTNQTTPARRSMLTAARYRETGPNHWQVFYDTLDKFPDTGPIPAPPQVAEVEQVLLKHTGTALASRRSVGPALRRMQSDLEKAMERDV
- a CDS encoding glycoside hydrolase family 32 protein → MRGMSRRALFAGSTAGAAAVLLPAAPPAAARTKSAATCASYRATYHFTVPDQWKNDPQRPVWIDGEYHYYYLYNPDYTTGGTTTGTAWRLATSTDLVSFTDRGIAVPKDTTPNGDVWSGSAVVDTDNTADFGAGAVIVLATMAPDEVTQAQYLYYSTDGGRTFRPHGTGPVLANPGVRDFRDPKVVRDEERGRWVMTLAENNKVGFYHSADLKSWTYVSGFVKDGIGVLECPDLFRITADDGTARWVLGVSANAKASGLPNTYAYWTGSFDGTTFTADASDPQWLDHGWDWYGAVTFEKRGGNGEVDAHTRYAIGWLNNWDYANTTPTIDSDGFNGTDSIVREVRLKRGSSGAYYLASRPVAALDSYVSRTVSLGDVEVNGTHELDYTGTAYELTCEIAWDQLTGAGVQLRRSPDGVRHIDAGIYGDYAFLNRRPTVNPDASGRWQESHSPFDRGAGRVRLRILVDRTSVEMFIDDGRYVHTSEVFPYLIDTGVALFSIDGTAVFRNTVIREFTV